A single region of the Bartonella harrusi genome encodes:
- a CDS encoding autotransporter outer membrane beta-barrel domain-containing protein translates to MSRKTLLSCTAVAAIVLFGTHLNVQAEILKADKGEVKTATTGETYQYLQAVNGGKIIGKNLTLTGGHPINAQDLDAVDARTKSSIELWDTTIKSANDTEMNTGLNISHESIIKMNGGSITARVGAVIDTDGSGESTLENVKISGDKDNPAIKGVSVQSGTVNLNNVTVSKANYAVHAQSNAQVKVSGGSFGGRIDSTGGTVTLSNNVTVTSDDYGLHADGEKSQITMTGGEVAGKKAALFAEKGGHITVTDVVLKTNKSEFGALSMGSNSTIELYDTIIQNSSVGIKAKNDNATIKMIGGSIEASIGVALHNTKSNENKLENVKISNGLDNTLMEKGVSVDEKSKITLKDVTVTNATRGISLGNSSQVIISGGSFSGKTHGIQAQSASTVTLNDNTTVISSDGNALHANDLGSQITMTSGTVQGKQAALFAEKGHIDVTDVALKTDGNGIGAQSLGTNSIINLQNTTIKEVKIGLKAQEGGAISMTGGSIDASDRAVYITGKNSIVHLNNVAISSLSDTSTQKPGNGTRHIPYGISIPNGAIHIEDNGTIDMTGGSIKSSTQTAVTVNNSHDNKLKNVHIHAKNRGIISYGSTLTLEDVTVESTSTAMTVDYKSQVTISGSSFKGGTMGVSVAYQSTAFLKDVQIDAKNGLLVGSSSIVMTGGKVTGNVAFIMANGNGKIDATDVTTKTESQAIALSCPNEREICNHTLNLTKTKLSVEDGIGIFASLAANSNVNLNNSEIHADVLLTERMDNAEIKDQSMLTLTADHSLLEGRAGIEKDAKTLLDLKNDTTWIVKTSTKEKDKDGNLLDIAQRTRSDVSTLNLDDSSIVFQEPIEEHYHTLHIGSGKPENTAVYNATGNAKIYFNTAWSDGAASADQKTDRLLIHGDVSGTTAVYIQSDLGDRNSVINAADPSSRGGLSLIQVSGKAQEDSFKLANGYITLGGLPYKYTLTAYGPESSHGKADIEQNLFDEKNENFWDFRLHKETLDSGTGSGGSIGAPVAQTANYLVMPNALFYSGLTDMAKQNALLANIRTSVLGKEEEKNTGFFLSTYGSTGTLSSARGPLKYGYGADMRYAALQAGATLAAIERQNITTYFGVVGTYGQLSFTPKDMADVSKSTLDKWSLTAYGSLQHNNGFYLDTLFSYGVLKGDIGNAIIGKTAKVKNAKLLSLSTTLGKQFATGMEGLTFEPQAQLAYQHLMFKPIEDANNLIIDMNTPSQWLIRVGGRLTKNIATENNHPLSFYGKVNFIKTFGDDGNIKIGDKFDLDPMGAAIEGGVGINAQLLHNLSLHGDVSYQQKLQKTGLSGASFSGGIRYQF, encoded by the coding sequence ATGTCTAGAAAAACCCTTTTATCCTGCACAGCTGTTGCAGCAATTGTGCTGTTTGGCACGCATCTCAATGTACAAGCTGAAATCCTTAAAGCTGATAAAGGGGAAGTAAAAACAGCAACAACAGGCGAAACCTATCAATATCTTCAAGCAGTAAATGGTGGTAAAATCATTGGTAAAAACCTAACACTTACAGGGGGGCATCCAATAAACGCTCAAGATCTGGATGCTGTAGATGCGAGAACTAAGAGTTCGATTGAGTTATGGGACACAACTATTAAAAGTGCCAACGATACTGAGATGAATACTGGTCTTAATATATCGCACGAAAGCATAATCAAAATGAACGGAGGCTCTATTACAGCTAGAGTTGGTGCTGTTATTGACACCGACGGTAGTGGCGAAAGCACACTGGAAAACGTAAAAATATCCGGTGATAAGGACAATCCAGCGATAAAAGGTGTAAGTGTTCAAAGCGGCACTGTTAATTTGAACAATGTCACTGTTTCTAAAGCAAACTACGCCGTTCATGCACAATCTAATGCCCAGGTAAAAGTATCTGGGGGATCATTCGGTGGAAGGATAGATAGTACCGGAGGTACCGTCACTTTAAGCAATAACGTTACAGTGACATCTGATGATTATGGACTCCATGCAGATGGTGAAAAGTCTCAAATCACAATGACAGGAGGAGAAGTCGCTGGGAAAAAAGCAGCCTTGTTTGCAGAAAAAGGTGGACATATCACTGTCACAGATGTGGTTCTCAAAACAAATAAAAGTGAGTTTGGAGCCTTGTCTATGGGTTCTAATAGCACAATTGAACTCTACGATACAATAATTCAAAATTCTTCGGTCGGTATTAAAGCAAAAAACGATAATGCTACAATCAAAATGATCGGTGGATCCATTGAGGCTTCAATAGGCGTAGCTTTGCATAATACCAAAAGTAATGAAAACAAACTGGAAAATGTAAAAATATCAAATGGTCTAGATAATACCCTTATGGAGAAAGGCGTAAGTGTCGACGAGAAAAGCAAAATTACTCTGAAAGATGTCACTGTTACCAATGCAACAAGAGGTATATCCTTGGGGAATTCTTCCCAAGTAATAATATCCGGAGGATCTTTTAGTGGAAAAACACACGGTATACAGGCCCAAAGTGCTAGTACCGTTACTTTAAATGATAATACTACGGTAATATCCTCTGATGGTAATGCACTCCATGCAAACGATTTAGGTTCGCAAATCACAATGACATCTGGAACTGTACAGGGAAAACAAGCTGCCTTGTTCGCAGAAAAAGGTCATATTGATGTCACAGATGTTGCTCTGAAAACGGATGGCAACGGAATCGGGGCACAATCTCTCGGCACAAATAGTATAATTAATTTGCAAAATACCACAATTAAAGAGGTTAAAATCGGCCTAAAGGCACAAGAGGGTGGCGCGATCAGCATGACCGGGGGATCCATTGATGCATCTGACAGAGCAGTGTATATAACAGGCAAAAACAGTATCGTTCACTTGAACAATGTTGCTATAAGTTCATTATCAGACACATCTACACAAAAACCAGGCAATGGTACTAGACACATACCCTATGGTATAAGCATACCCAATGGTGCTATACACATAGAAGACAATGGTACAATCGATATGACCGGCGGTTCCATTAAGAGCAGCACACAAACAGCTGTCACTGTAAACAACAGTCATGACAACAAATTGAAAAACGTTCATATTCATGCAAAAAATCGTGGAATAATAAGCTACGGAAGTACGTTGACTCTAGAAGATGTAACAGTTGAGAGCACCTCCACCGCTATGACTGTAGACTATAAATCTCAGGTAACAATATCCGGCAGCTCATTTAAAGGCGGCACAATGGGAGTATCGGTTGCCTACCAAAGCACTGCTTTTTTAAAGGATGTGCAAATTGATGCCAAGAATGGACTCTTAGTAGGATCTTCTTCAATCGTGATGACAGGCGGAAAAGTGACTGGTAATGTTGCTTTTATCATGGCAAATGGCAACGGAAAAATTGATGCAACAGATGTGACTACAAAAACAGAAAGCCAAGCTATAGCACTCTCATGCCCTAACGAAAGAGAGATATGCAACCACACTCTCAATTTAACCAAGACAAAGCTCTCTGTTGAAGATGGTATCGGTATTTTTGCAAGTCTTGCAGCAAATAGTAACGTCAACCTCAATAACTCAGAAATCCACGCAGATGTTTTATTAACAGAACGAATGGACAATGCAGAAATCAAAGACCAGAGCATGTTGACATTAACCGCTGATCACTCTCTTCTGGAAGGAAGAGCAGGAATTGAAAAGGATGCAAAAACACTTCTTGATCTTAAAAACGATACCACATGGATCGTAAAAACCAGTACAAAAGAAAAAGATAAGGATGGCAATCTGCTTGATATTGCTCAAAGAACACGTTCTGATGTTTCTACCCTTAATCTCGATGATAGCTCCATTGTTTTTCAAGAACCAATAGAAGAGCATTATCATACCTTGCACATAGGTTCTGGTAAACCAGAAAATACCGCAGTCTATAATGCCACAGGTAACGCAAAGATTTACTTCAATACGGCTTGGAGTGATGGTGCAGCAAGTGCTGATCAAAAAACCGACAGATTGCTCATTCATGGCGATGTATCAGGAACAACAGCCGTTTATATCCAAAGCGATTTAGGAGACAGAAATAGTGTCATAAATGCTGCTGATCCTTCAAGTAGAGGAGGCCTTTCACTCATCCAAGTTTCAGGAAAAGCACAAGAAGACTCCTTTAAATTAGCCAATGGCTATATAACATTAGGAGGGCTGCCCTATAAATATACGCTAACAGCCTACGGACCTGAATCAAGTCATGGTAAAGCCGATATTGAACAAAACCTGTTTGATGAAAAAAATGAAAATTTCTGGGATTTCCGTTTGCACAAGGAAACTCTTGACTCTGGTACAGGTTCTGGTGGAAGTATAGGTGCCCCTGTAGCACAAACGGCAAACTACTTGGTCATGCCCAATGCTCTCTTCTATAGTGGATTAACCGATATGGCCAAGCAAAATGCACTGTTAGCCAATATCAGAACATCCGTCCTAGGAAAGGAAGAGGAGAAAAACACCGGTTTTTTCCTCTCCACCTATGGAAGCACTGGAACACTATCCTCTGCGCGCGGTCCTCTCAAATATGGTTATGGTGCTGATATGCGTTATGCTGCTCTCCAAGCGGGTGCAACATTAGCAGCAATCGAGAGACAGAATATCACCACATATTTCGGTGTGGTTGGAACTTACGGACAACTGTCTTTCACTCCAAAGGACATGGCAGATGTAAGCAAGAGTACATTGGATAAATGGTCGCTAACAGCCTATGGCAGCCTACAGCATAACAATGGTTTCTATCTTGATACACTGTTCTCTTATGGCGTTCTCAAAGGCGATATTGGCAATGCCATCATTGGCAAAACCGCAAAAGTAAAAAATGCCAAGCTGTTAAGTCTCTCCACCACCCTTGGCAAACAATTTGCCACCGGAATGGAAGGTTTAACATTCGAACCGCAGGCACAGCTTGCCTATCAACATTTGATGTTTAAACCCATTGAAGATGCCAATAATCTGATCATTGATATGAACACCCCTTCGCAATGGTTAATCCGTGTTGGGGGACGTTTGACAAAAAACATTGCCACTGAAAACAACCATCCTCTGTCTTTCTATGGAAAAGTAAACTTTATCAAAACCTTTGGTGACGATGGAAACATCAAAATTGGCGATAAATTTGACCTTGATCCTATGGGTGCTGCGATTGAAGGCGGCGTTGGCATCAATGCGCAACTCTTGCACAATTTGTCCCTTCATGGTGATGTTAGTTACCAACAAAAGCTGCAAAAAACCGGACTATCCGGAGCAAGTTTTTCAGGAGGTATCCGCTATCAGTTTTAA
- a CDS encoding DUF4167 domain-containing protein, producing MRPQQNRRVRGRNNNNNGNNNNNNRRGPNPLSRNYESSGPDVKIRGNAQQIADRYISLARDAQGAGDRVMSENYLQHAEHYLRIILAAVGQMSQSPRRDESRDENNEPEYGEISTEGEKRETVNCDTEVSQTLSQENENGQHAKMQNGHARGETLEANALSHGEIDQEKGAIGESAEPVKKTRRSSRRRTVRARDQKSLALSDFETSKEVLDSSQNGDASTEKVASFPLLTEEIQKKTRRRRVVTASAEENV from the coding sequence ATGAGGCCACAACAAAATAGACGGGTACGCGGTCGCAATAATAACAATAATGGTAATAACAATAACAATAATCGTCGCGGACCTAACCCATTATCTCGAAATTATGAAAGTAGCGGTCCAGATGTTAAGATTCGTGGGAATGCTCAGCAAATTGCCGATAGGTATATAAGCCTCGCGCGGGATGCTCAAGGGGCGGGTGATCGTGTGATGTCCGAGAATTATCTCCAACATGCAGAGCACTATCTGCGTATTATTTTGGCAGCCGTTGGGCAAATGTCGCAATCGCCACGACGTGATGAAAGCCGTGATGAAAATAATGAACCAGAATATGGTGAAATAAGCACTGAAGGTGAAAAAAGAGAGACGGTCAATTGCGATACAGAGGTTTCACAAACACTGTCTCAAGAAAATGAGAATGGGCAACACGCTAAAATGCAAAATGGGCATGCGCGTGGTGAGACATTAGAGGCAAATGCTTTGTCTCATGGGGAAATTGATCAAGAGAAAGGCGCGATAGGAGAAAGTGCTGAACCTGTTAAAAAAACACGTCGTTCCTCACGTCGGCGTACTGTGCGTGCCCGAGATCAAAAATCTCTTGCACTTTCCGATTTTGAAACTTCCAAGGAAGTGCTGGACAGTTCTCAAAATGGCGATGCGTCGACAGAAAAAGTTGCCTCTTTTCCTCTCTTAACGGAAGAAATACAGAAAAAAACACGTCGACGTCGGGTGGTAACAGCTTCGGCAGAGGAAAATGTTTAA
- a CDS encoding formate dehydrogenase accessory protein FdhE, protein MQSPTFVIPPDKEFLFAKRAQRFAQLAGFAHLADNTSDKETLLFWSHFCHAQQQTTEQFKDFAIPLNRFAAPTAPPFNRQINRQKLLTLGLYDSIIGDFLKRLLTLPPLSQTFSATKQETLVRTQQQKDQWRLWGQNLLNHTLPPQQLTEHLFIMGALQIISSLTASQLDPQSLIPQQNNLCPACGGTHSANLIMDVKPCETLKFCSCLYCGTLWSIPHNQCTSCKTTQNISLHPMENMLNGIFPKGIFFETCKACGTYCKQLNQHENPSLDVFADDIATPTLHVLHKGAFHFTYKNFNPALAENAQ, encoded by the coding sequence ATGCAATCTCCAACTTTTGTCATACCTCCTGATAAGGAATTTTTATTTGCAAAACGGGCACAACGTTTTGCACAATTAGCAGGCTTTGCACATTTAGCAGACAACACCTCTGACAAAGAAACACTCCTTTTTTGGTCTCATTTTTGTCATGCTCAACAACAAACAACGGAACAATTTAAAGATTTTGCCATTCCTCTTAACCGTTTTGCTGCCCCTACAGCACCTCCTTTTAATCGACAAATTAATCGACAAAAGTTATTAACTTTAGGTTTATATGACAGTATCATTGGAGATTTCTTGAAACGTCTCTTGACCTTACCACCCTTAAGTCAAACCTTTTCAGCAACAAAGCAGGAAACTCTTGTTCGCACACAACAACAAAAAGATCAATGGCGCCTATGGGGACAAAACCTTTTAAACCACACTCTCCCCCCACAGCAATTAACAGAACATCTTTTTATCATGGGGGCATTGCAAATCATCTCTTCCCTTACCGCTTCACAGCTTGATCCGCAAAGCTTAATCCCACAACAAAACAACCTTTGCCCTGCTTGCGGTGGCACTCATTCTGCCAATCTCATTATGGATGTAAAACCGTGCGAAACTCTCAAATTTTGTTCTTGCCTTTATTGTGGTACCCTTTGGTCTATCCCCCACAACCAATGTACCTCTTGTAAAACAACGCAGAATATCTCCCTTCACCCCATGGAAAATATGCTCAACGGCATTTTCCCCAAAGGCATTTTCTTTGAAACATGTAAAGCATGTGGAACTTATTGCAAACAACTCAATCAGCATGAAAATCCTAGCTTAGACGTTTTTGCTGATGACATTGCCACTCCCACACTTCATGTTTTACACAAAGGCGCTTTTCATTTTACGTATAAAAATTTTAATCCCGCTTTAGCAGAAAACGCACAATAA
- a CDS encoding phage tail protein translates to MSSIYDWSLKAFENAYADDNINWAEGQLPSSVNDSARVMMQRIKEYLFDNGGGIETEFTVDEHTNRTAICLVTKSPFESYVNGIVVRFKAQGVNKGITNIALNKLPTRPVYKITTEGIAPLRGGEIQRGGLYELVYTCDIAGKNADGWFLTNPTVNLPETPPIPQILQPGFITLFAMKNIPEGWLVCDGKEYLQEEYPDLFKAIGTYWGNTENSETFKVPCFRNLCVPNPYADPSVLPLISKDDYLEMFPDFEVVYTIKT, encoded by the coding sequence ATGAGTTCAATTTATGATTGGTCGCTTAAAGCATTCGAAAATGCCTATGCCGATGACAATATAAACTGGGCAGAAGGACAACTACCAAGTTCCGTCAATGATAGTGCGCGCGTTATGATGCAACGCATCAAAGAATATTTATTCGATAATGGAGGCGGAATTGAAACAGAGTTTACTGTCGATGAACACACAAACAGAACTGCTATTTGTTTAGTAACCAAATCGCCTTTCGAATCTTATGTCAATGGTATCGTTGTGCGCTTTAAAGCACAAGGGGTGAATAAAGGTATAACAAATATCGCGTTAAACAAATTACCCACAAGACCCGTTTATAAAATAACAACAGAGGGGATAGCACCACTAAGGGGAGGGGAAATTCAAAGGGGCGGCCTTTATGAATTGGTCTATACCTGTGACATTGCTGGAAAAAATGCCGATGGTTGGTTTTTAACAAATCCCACCGTAAACCTTCCTGAAACTCCACCCATTCCTCAAATTTTACAGCCTGGTTTTATCACCCTTTTTGCTATGAAAAATATTCCCGAAGGTTGGCTTGTCTGTGATGGTAAAGAATATTTACAAGAGGAATATCCAGATCTCTTCAAAGCAATTGGTACATATTGGGGAAATACAGAAAATTCAGAAACATTCAAGGTACCTTGTTTTCGTAATTTATGTGTTCCAAATCCATATGCTGACCCGTCTGTCTTGCCTCTCATATCAAAGGACGATTATTTAGAAATGTTTCCTGATTTTGAAGTTGTTTATACTATTAAAACGTGA
- a CDS encoding tail fiber domain-containing protein yields the protein MRKKTTPQVQTTTQTNAPPAWAADIFKKASAQALDLYNKGQGGNVYQGERVAGLSDMTKNALTGLENAARQYNNPALTQWFNGPTQSATNLLNMAKGDWIGGNSKFNAALQNALRKTSDAINQSMSGAGRYGSGAHTGVLADELGALATSATAQQYNQDINNMMNANQMIDHSLRDQVNAANNYYQGQSNAQANVLKGGMIQDLNRQNALDAERQKWIEQDNQGWNRLEQLLRVGTQAAGNYGTKSGKSTTMPSVTKDPLRDAQQVLGLVGGILGLCDVRAKENIIPVGEKNGYPLYLFNYKGDLQRYRGVLAQDVLRLNPAAVFINAKTKLLHVDYDKLGFQMEKITPFKKKIAAFFSALFARLRFLQKGYVL from the coding sequence ATGAGAAAAAAAACAACACCTCAAGTGCAAACAACAACACAAACAAATGCACCACCCGCGTGGGCAGCCGATATCTTTAAAAAAGCCAGTGCGCAAGCCCTAGATCTTTATAATAAAGGACAGGGTGGGAACGTTTATCAGGGAGAACGTGTTGCTGGTCTTAGCGATATGACAAAAAATGCCCTGACCGGTTTGGAAAATGCTGCGCGTCAATATAACAATCCAGCATTAACACAGTGGTTTAATGGACCAACACAAAGTGCTACAAACCTCCTCAATATGGCAAAGGGAGACTGGATTGGAGGCAATAGTAAATTTAATGCTGCATTGCAAAATGCTTTGCGTAAAACTTCTGATGCCATTAATCAGTCTATGTCGGGCGCCGGACGCTACGGCTCTGGTGCGCATACGGGTGTGCTCGCCGATGAACTTGGTGCATTGGCGACAAGCGCTACTGCGCAACAATATAATCAAGATATCAATAATATGATGAATGCTAATCAGATGATTGATCATTCATTGCGCGATCAGGTTAATGCCGCTAATAACTATTATCAAGGGCAAAGCAATGCACAAGCCAATGTATTGAAGGGCGGGATGATTCAAGATCTCAACCGTCAAAATGCTTTGGATGCTGAACGTCAAAAATGGATCGAACAAGATAATCAAGGATGGAACCGATTAGAACAATTGCTCCGCGTGGGAACCCAAGCCGCTGGAAATTACGGAACAAAATCAGGAAAATCCACAACAATGCCTTCTGTTACAAAAGATCCATTGCGTGATGCACAGCAAGTACTAGGACTTGTGGGGGGAATTTTAGGCCTTTGTGATGTGAGAGCGAAAGAAAATATCATCCCTGTTGGTGAAAAAAATGGCTATCCACTTTATCTCTTTAATTATAAGGGAGATCTACAACGCTATCGCGGTGTTCTTGCCCAAGATGTCTTGCGTTTAAACCCCGCTGCTGTTTTTATCAACGCCAAGACAAAACTCTTGCATGTCGATTATGATAAACTTGGCTTTCAAATGGAAAAAATAACACCATTTAAAAAGAAAATAGCCGCTTTCTTTTCCGCTCTTTTTGCCCGTCTGCGCTTTTTGCAAAAAGGATATGTGCTATGA